The Nocardia sp. NBC_01503 sequence TTTGGCTCCGAGGATCGCCCCCGCCAGAATCACGCCCAGAGTTTGCGAGGTGAAGGGCGCGAAGGCGCCCGGAAGTTGAATGAGCGGGAAGAACCCGAGCACCACCATAATTGCCGCGAACAGCGCTACCTGCGCCAAATCCCTACTACGCACCGGGGAATCCTAGAGGGACCGTGGTCCGGAGTCCTCGGCCACGTCCCGTCCGCATATTTTCGGCAACCGTTCAGTCGAGGCCGCGGGCATCGAGGGCCTCGCCGACCTGGTCGGCCATGCGCAGGGTGCGGATCAGCAGTGGGATCAGGAATACGGTGCTGCGTTCGATGCCGCGGGCGCGCTGCGCGGAACGGACCAGCTCGGCCTGTTCACGAATGACGGGGATGAAGCGAATGGTCATGGCGACCAGCAGGCCGACGCGGTCCGGGCGCACCCCGAGGGGTCGCAGTGGGCGCAATGCCTTTTCGATGGTGTCGATCATGGCGGAGGTGCGGGTGGTCAGGGTGACCAGATTCGCGAGCAGCACCAGTGTGAGTACGCGCTCGCCGACCAGGACTCCGCTCTGCCAGCCGGTGAACAGCACCTGCGCGAGCATGATCAACGCCAGGAACGGTGTGAGGCTCACTACCTGTCTCGCGGTCGCCCGCCACGGAATCCGCGC is a genomic window containing:
- a CDS encoding energy-coupling factor transporter transmembrane component T family protein codes for the protein MLSLYHDAQTPVHTVPAGVKLVVLAVAGTALFFVRSMLWLAVALAVVLLLYMVARIPWRATARQVVSLTPFLALIMLAQVLFTGWQSGVLVGERVLTLVLLANLVTLTTRTSAMIDTIEKALRPLRPLGVRPDRVGLLVAMTIRFIPVIREQAELVRSAQRARGIERSTVFLIPLLIRTLRMADQVGEALDARGLD